The Melitaea cinxia chromosome 9, ilMelCinx1.1, whole genome shotgun sequence DNA segment GCCGGTAGAGAATGTCGTAGAGTGTGTGCCTGAAATGTTCGATTAAATTtgcacaaataataattatgtattataaatataattatattgagattgtaagaattaaataatattgtataacaCTGTAACAGGTTTTATGTAGAAAGGGTACTTTATAGTTTGCTAGACGAGACGTGTGTTGATTAAAACAGGATTATTATTCGAAAGTCATCAAATGGTTaaatcacaaattaaaaaacttatgaTAATATAGAGTAACAAGAAACTGACAACAGGTAACAAAGATATCTTTGACGCTTGCAATAGTATTTGTCAATAAATGTAcgggatattttattttattttgtagctggtcctcttaaaactaacaattcTACTGAAATTGgtacaaaaatatagtttttatattattattttgagaaaTTATTTCTTTGAAATTTAAGAGGGCCTAAGAAGGATGTCTTAAACAAAGGATTCTTAGTTGTGTGTGACACTATTCACGATAGTAAAGTAACTCGATAGGTAATAGCGATCGCCTTGAGCTTATGTTCCTCATTTAAGTGATTTtgtttatgttatataattaaaacgtgtaaaaaattatagttatagGTCTTTTCGATTTAAGGATTAATTTTGTAGTCTGGCTAATGAAAGTAGAAACTGAAAAAACGCgccaaatttaaaaagtatcagAATAGCAACCCAAAACTGAGAAGAAAACTTGAAACAACTAAGTGATACCATACTCCGATTTCGATTCTTCCAAATCTTCAAATGATTAAACGCGTAAACTCAAACCGGTGACCGTGCTGCCTGAGAAACAAAACAACATCACGTCATTAAAGCCAGAGCGGCTGTGATTAGGCCTTCCCATACTTACTTCATTATGATAAATagcacttaaaaaaatatctttctgatcatcatcatcatcatcattggccttagttcATCTAtggcagacgatttagacagtgtcagacagacactgtgtcgcctaggtcactcttcaggaaaacggagagttgcctaagctctgcgccaccctctcgacctcactggctaggcccacaggaacgaagaacgtacgtgtggagccagttcggctgcagaaGTCTCGCATTTTAGGGCTAtgtcacgaatgcttgacggagacctcATTCCGGGTTTCACATCTCCAGGACccatgccgtgtggtgtcggccgagtagaataggaccaccccctttcttcccgtgggggtcgtaaaagacgACCGAAGGATAAACCTGGTCCAAAATCtttctgatatatatataatattttattcatatagtaCATCataacatagtataaaacaaagtcgcttcccgctgtctgtatgcttagatgtttaaaactatgcaacggattttgatgcggttttctttaaaacttgtaaatagagtgattccagagaaaggtttatatgtataatacatgcataatatagtagaggatcACTGATAATtgttgcaaccgtgcgaagctggggcgggtcgctagtgatgtatataagataattataaaaatggcTGTTTGAATATATTATGTGTTCCTCTTCTAAGCTTTTGTAGGTTTCCACTTGATATATTCAAATCCAAGGGCAACCCGATGGTGGGAACACTTAAGTGTTGTCATGTAAAAAGTTTGCAAAAAATCGAGTTCCTACTTTCGTTAGCCAGACTTTAATGTGCAATGATTTGTGTGGCagcatatgtaaatatttattacctgTACTAGCCAGTGTTGACAGgttatgaatttaaataaaattagtattgtGATCATATCTCATTTTATTGGTACTTAATGTTAGCAAgtgtactaataaaaaaaaaacgtctaaAGAATATTACGAAAAAACATTAACACCCGAGTACATGATAACGGCTgcattgtatatgtattatatacaagactttatattatatttaaagaaaataaaaaaatttaatccaaattttaatatatattattttcaagttATGGGAATGTACGCCGTAACTGTAGTGTGCGGTATTACACAGGAAGCTTATCGTAATTTGTGCTactatttttatgaagttttacATCCAACGACAAAGGAAGCATTTAATGACAGATAAGACAATTTGTAATTACTCTATGatgaataaatgtaataataacagATTGTCTAGACATATCTAAGGATATTTGCACACATTTGACACATTTGATGTATGGCTGTTACGTGCGTAAGGCGtacgaaataaataacttctatgacgattatattttatttatatatcttttactCAACCCGTTCCCAGTTTAGTCAAATTTGACTAATTCCTTTcagtttaaatgtatttttgtttgtgtaaattaagcatttttaatttttaaattttcattaatatttagaGTACGAAATTAagtaaagaaaacaatatttaaagcttataaatattttattaaaaacaagttttaatTAAAGCTTAATCACACGAGAAACGAAGAAAAAATTTGGAATGATTTAATTACAATTgacaatttttgataaattaataataaataatatcttcatATATTGATCGAtatataagaatttaattattttaaaggcaGTACAATTGtacacattaataaaataccatTTATTCTTAAAGCTGTCACATtcgaaataatttaacatttaggCTTTCAGATCAgagcttaaataaatattaaatactcatACAATACACTAATAATATCCAAATTGAGATGCATTATGACGCGACACAACAAATGGCCTATTGCCTTAGATGCAAACGAATCTTCTAACTGCAAAGACTCCTAGGTCCCCTTACGCCGGTCCGATGAGAGCCACGAGGGCCCTCTTGTAGTCTCCAGAAGTCTCGCCCTGCTGGAGCCGCAGACAGGTCAGCGGGAGGGCCCGAGATATCATGCGAAGAAACGCGGCATGGTTAGTATGCGTCAGTGTGACAGCTAGGAAACTTGTGTTCATTATTCACTTAGATAACGAGTCTAGACTCATACTAAAAGTGTGAGGAATTTAcaagatttataatttatatgctTTGATTTCAAAGTCAAATAAATGgtgtttgtaattataaataaataaaacaacaaataccTCCTTATCCCAGTCACCAGTCGAAGCGATGGAGAAACATTCATAATTAAAACACATTACGAAATGTGAACATTTTAAGAAAATAGTCCAATTAAAGCGTTGACAAAagtgaaagaaagaaaataaagtaataatttgtaaagttATGTACATATGTAATGTGGTTTAATTAGCCGTGCATGGCAGAAGCATCAGTGCAGTGACATTGGTAATACTTTTAATGcaagcaaataataattatttttaagatagaatagaaaatacttataaaatcaATTTCCTTTTTAAAAAGTTGGTTGCCTggaaagttggtttacggacgatagtatAACGTGAcgacgtcataacaaaacatgtCCTCCGACGCATAGCTAATCGATTGGAatagagatagatgcggcgcaagcgtacaatgagcgtaacgctacaatgagtcatccttttacatgcatgcagccggcgttcatcgatttattagacgttgtcacgtcaaaatttGACCATTAAAAAGTATTGCCAgcatcaatatttataaatatatttaaatacataagtattcaataaaaatttaaatgtatatttatgtataaagcaataacttgtttaatatttgtattattaaagtTGCTATATTGTtctaaaaatttcatttaaatattgtatttcataaacaatttaaaagtaaaaatgattAAAGAGATCAGAACTAATAATTTACAAATCTGATCCGATATTGGTACTAACCGTTTATGCCaccaaaatttaacaaaaaatttaaaaaatattccgtTAAAATGTTtactactttaaaatattaagaactgAATTTCTCAATGCCCATAGCTAGCTGAACGTCAAGCTGCTTAAAGCTTGTAatcaatttgaaatttaacGCTATAATTGTCAAATGCGAGAAGCCCATAAATATATACAGGTACTGACCGAAATGTCGCTCTCCAGGGTTTTATCAAAAAGTCTCTCGTACTCCCGCTTGATGGCAGCGAGGTCTATCTCCGATCTCGTGGCTATGATCCTCACGAGAACCTTATCATCAGTCCCGCCTCCCTGCATAGCGTTCCGAAGTCTCTGTGCGAACCACGCCGGCGCGTTTTCCACACACTCCActagaaataaaaatggaatTTGGGTATCCTTAACCTACCCTGACTTCACTCTCCAAGGTCTTGTCGTACAGCCTCTCGTATTCCCTCTTGATGGCGCCCAGGTCGATTTCTGATCGGCTCACTATGATGCGTATGATTGTTCTATCATTGGTTCCGATGCCCTGCATGGCTGCTCGTAGTTTAGTTGCAAACCAAGCCGCTGAATTCTCTACGCACTCCACTGAAATTTGTTTGTTAGTACGCGGATTTCGGGAGGTTTAGAAATGTGGTACAAAAAACTATGTAGATATATTCAAGCAGATCAATTTGTAGATACTTTATTGCTGGTACATAGTGTGTAATCACACACGAACAtagtagaataataattataagttaacTGTATGTTAACTTATACAATGTTTTATTGCTAACTAGCTGATCCCACAGACGTTTTTGTTGCTTGTGAACCATCATATACgtgaatttgaaataatacgTTACATTTTCTGAAACTTTCCAATTTATTACTCAATTTTCTTTCTGTAACTTCTACAAAGTAtcagaaaactaaaaaaaaaaaaattggtcctTCAACATGTAGACAAATACGTAATGTAGAATGATTAACCTTATAAATGGTACAATTTGAGCCTTAAACACTCAACAAAGAACTCAGAAGTCAAATGGTGGTTTCCTCTGATGACGGCCGAGTGCATCACTTGAATACACCGGTTAAATCATTACCATtccattatatttaatatcattgtTAACGTACAAAACTCTAAAGACAAATTTGAATGTGGCTTGTTGAAACATATTGGAGTAATGGACATTGATTAATATACAGTAAATTCTTTCTTATTAACGTTGAATGAGTAACAGACAAACATTATGAATGTTTAGGACACATTTACTTAAAAAGTTGTTTGTTTAACAACATCCCAATTGTGAATGACCTATGTGTAGTGGACGATACTAGAGATAAGTTAATATTGCAAGGATGTTgccaagaataataatttttgtaatgaatGGGGCACTGGTTACTCTTGATGTAGGAGGGCGTGTACACCTGTTAGCGACCGTTACTCTCAgtatatccgccagcccgcattggagcgcATAATTGGACCCTTAAATATCGCTTCCTAAATGTTGAAGAAAAGAAAACTTATGGGATAGGGATACGAATGTTTCGATTAATGCCAATGAACGCGGGTACCTTAAAGcaggaatttttatttatacaaattacttTTGAAAGGGTGTCAATCCcggtttttatcaaaaaaatcatCCTACCAAACCCTCAGTAGAGCAATGTAGCGGATTAAGCTTCAAATCTTTTCTTCCATGCAATGAAGGCTTTAGCCCAAAATTGgaacatttatttacaaactgTTTCAATTAAATTCAGCAGATAATTAAAAGGATCTTAATATCACATctataaataagaattatgtACGTAAGTAAACTGACCAATAGCAGACAGGGCTTCTTTTAGCTCTCCTCCGATTTCAGCCTTGATGGCTTGCTCGATGGTGCGCCCCGACAGGCTTTTGTACTCCTCGAAAATAAGACGCAGCTGGGCGAAGCTCTCGTGAGCTAGAATCTATAATTATTGGCTTACGTTGAAAATTTTATGGCGAAATAAAACTTTATCTCAAAATTCGGACGATTTTCAAAAAGAGTAACCGTTGAGGTTCTTGTCatttattcttaatataaaCTTCATTCTGAATATAGTGGAAGCTTTACACTGACACAAAGGACCCACTTTACCTAAGTCTATGCTACGTCAAGCAGAGGGCTCATTCTTCAGACGTTAGCAAACTTACGGcccaactgatggtaagcggttaccatagcctatagacgcttgcaacaccagaaacatcgcaagcgcgttgccaaccctacccccacccctccccaggagctctgaccaccttatcacaggaacacaatcaCCGAATCTTGTTTAAGATCTCCTCGCCGATACCACACTTGGCTCGAGATACTCTTACTTCCCTAGTTGGACTGAtgcaaattttgagcaggaaatttgcggctgttgcctcggagagcacgttaagccgtcggtcccggttgttatcacctacgcctgatagcgatctgttacgcggcacctcccggtagtcttttagaatagacacacaactggttaaatattgataaagtttattaaatagtccaaacacttacagtaactgtccctagaaacacctcactttccttttctgggtgaataaaatatattgtgtgacgcgctggatggtaaacggcaactgactcgaccgtatggaaaatgaaatatttaaagtaattaaaatagcggcGTCAGCACTATCCACGAATTAAACCTAGGTATAACATCTCCCCCCTTTTGATGGAGCTTTATCTTTAAAGATGAAGCGGAATTGAGACGCGACTAAAATCGAAAAGGTCAGAAAGGAAAATgagcgttttacaatttttaccaaaatattaattaattggaattaaaaaaataaaatttatcattaaacaatAAGAGAGCTGCTTagctaaaattttaacaatgttaatattatcatcaataattaagaattt contains these protein-coding regions:
- the LOC123656767 gene encoding annexin B10, which produces MMPPAEYLCRELNHCMEGMGTDEEVLVEILCTRTKPEIAEIVDTYERLYNRPLAEHMCSETTGDFRRLLTLIVTSVRQGARDEEAGVDPARAQEAAQQLFDAGEAKWGTDEEIFNKILAHESFAQLRLIFEEYKSLSGRTIEQAIKAEIGGELKEALSAIVECVENSAAWFATKLRAAMQGIGTNDRTIIRIIVSRSEIDLGAIKREYERLYDKTLESEVRGETSGDYKRALVALIGPA